The Synechococcus sp. PCC 7335 nucleotide sequence CGTTCTTCGATACAGCAGAAGTCTATAACGACAACGAGCAGCTCGTTGGCAAGGCTATCGAAGGACGGCGTGACCTGGTTACGGTTGCGACTAAGTTCGGCTTCAAAATCAACAACGGTAAGATTTCTGGCCTTGATAGCACTCCGGAAAATGTACGCCGAGTCTGTCATAACTCGCTACAGCGGCTGGGTGTCGATTACATTGATCTGTTTTATCAGCACCGTGTAGATAAGGCGGTGCCTATAGAAGAGACGGTAGGCGCAATGGCAGAACTGGTAGCCGAAGGAAAGGTTAGGTACTTAGGACTATCAGAAGCAAGCGTAGACACCATTCGTCGTGCCCATGCCGTTCATCCTATCAGCGCCCTTCAGTCCGAGTACTCATTTTGGGAGCGAGGCGTAGAAACTGAGGTATTGCCCCTATTGAGAGAGCTGAAGATTGGCTTCGTACCTTATTGTCCCTTAGGTAGAGGCTTCCTAACAGGAAAGGTTAAGCGAGCAGAGTCATTTGAGAGTGACTATCGCCGTCAAGACCCTCGGTTTCAAGGAGA carries:
- a CDS encoding aldo/keto reductase; the protein is MEIRHLGTEGLTVSALGLGCMGMSSAYEGREDAQAVETIHRAIDLGITFFDTAEVYNDNEQLVGKAIEGRRDLVTVATKFGFKINNGKISGLDSTPENVRRVCHNSLQRLGVDYIDLFYQHRVDKAVPIEETVGAMAELVAEGKVRYLGLSEASVDTIRRAHAVHPISALQSEYSFWERGVETEVLPLLRELKIGFVPYCPLGRGFLTGKVKRAESFESDYRRQDPRFQGDSFTKNMKLVEQVEKLAKEKETTPAQIALAWLLHQGKDIVPIPGTKRPAYVEENAVATEVALSEEDLSRLERIASDNATSGERYAEERMSWLDAS